TTCCAAGTCATCAATTTTTTGGAAAGCTTCACGTAGCTGCTCAGTCAATCCATCACTTTCATCATCTTTAAATAATAAAGTTACTGCTCGTTTAAATTCTTCATTATTCGCAAGTCGTTGAGATATAGCATTAAGATCATTATTCTCTCCCGGCATAATTTTTATTGGAAATTGCAAGTCAAGCTGACTCGAATCTGCATCTTCTTTTTTTATAGAATTCCACTGTTTTGGAGGAAAACCAATGGTAAAAGAATTTTCCTGAATTTTATATATTGCATCGAAATTTCCGCCAACCCCAATAAAACGCACTCGCGCATCAGAATTATCTTTATGACTTTTTTCAATCTTAACATAAAGATGACCATTATCTGGATAAATAATTGATGGAGCGAAGTTTCCTCTTATTGTAATAGCTACTAACTCTGCATCTACTTCGTTTGACAAGGAACTTATAGTTTTATGAAAACGTAACAGACTTTTAAAGCCAAACAGTATATCTCTTAATTCAAGCAAAACAACTGAACTAATCTGTGGATAATCAATCGAATCATAACCCCACTCCATACCTAATAATTCGCAACTCATACGCATCACTGCAAAATTATCACGCTCAAATGCAGTGCAAGTATCAATGTTTTCTGGACTATAACGATGGTTTTTTAAATCCTCTTCAGTATTGTTGAAATCGGGAATATCAATAAAAGTAACGCATTCGCCAAAATCTGAAACAAGTAAGTTTTTTGGATGTAAATCACCATGACTTATTCCAAGACCATGCAAATGCTCAATAGATATGACAAGCTGGATAATGGCAACCAACTTTTGCTCTTTATTTAATTCAATCTCATCCCAATGCTTACCTTCCACAAAATCTGTTACTAAATATAAACTGGATGATTTTACCGCAATACCAAAATCACGAATTTTTGGCAAATATGATGGTGAAATCGAATAAATTTTCTCAATTCTCTCTAAAAAATGGAGCGCTTTATAGCTCAAAGAAGGTAAATCAGAAGAGATGTTAATATTTAACCATGCTTTAACTAAATAGCCATCAGACAGATAAACTTCTTTTTCTTCTGTTTCAATAATAAAATCATTATCTTCTCTATACTGCCTTGTATGACTAATAGGTTTTCGATATGGTTCTAATCTGCTATTATCAAAATCAATAACTGAATTATTTTTTGGTTCAAGTTTTTTAATTTCTTCAAAAAAATCAATGGCATTTGTAATTTTATCACCATTTATAGCATTTATAAATACATGTGCATACCAAGCGTCACTTTCATTTAATTGCTGCTGTATACTTCCAAGACTTTTCTTAGATAAACGCTGAGCTGTCAGAATATGCCATCCAACTACGCCTAAAGCCTGCACATCTTGCTCAAAAGGAGTAATGTTGTTTTTCGTTGAAATTAGATCAAACCCCATAATACTATCGACAGAAAGTTCTTTTCGATAATCACCGACTGTTCCTGATGGCTGATGATAAGCAGAGATGAAATTTGAAAGTGCAATTTCCTTACTTGGTGATAACCATAAACTATGGTCACCAATATCACGATGAGCAATTTTCATCGAATGTAGAGTGGCAAACTTTGCGATTAAAAGTTTGACGATATTTATACGGTCATTTTCTGAAACTAATTGGCAATACTTTCCAATAAATTCATTTAATCTCATATGACTGGGAGGTAGTTCATAAACCTCCCTATATTCTGTAGTTACGTCATCTCTTTGTAAACTTGTTAATGATCTTAAACAATTCTTATAGAGATCATGATCTGCATGTTTAATAAACTGTAAAACTTCACGCTCCCTTGAAATAATTTCAAAACGTCCATTTAATGTATTTGCTTTTGTACCGTGTAAATTATTAAAGTTCCATAATCGTAACAATGCTTCATCTTGCTTTGATATTTCCGATATTGCTTGAAATTCTTTATAAATTTTCCGTGGATGTTCAAAAATAAGATCTTTTGCTCTATAACCATCAACCACTATTGATTTAGGCTCTGTCTTACTCCCCAAGAAAATTTCATCAAATAGAGCAAAGTCTTGATTTAACACTTGGGAGCTTGGATGTGGCCGAAATCTTTTATTAAAAATATTTCGATCTTGGAAATCATTAAAATTAGTTAAAGATATGACATGATTCTTCTCATCATCCATACTTAATTTTGAAAAGTCAGCATTTCCACTCATTACCACGAAAAATTCAATATGAGGAACATATCCCTTATTGGTAAACTTGTGTTTATATTTTCCTAATTTGTTTTGTAATAAGTAAACTTTTTTCTGAGTGACACTAACCGGAGATCGTCCCATCAGACGATCATTTTTATGCCAATTTCCACCATTAGATGTGACTTCACCATTATTCCAATCTTTCAATTCAACGATAATAATATTGCAATGCGTCACAATAACAAGATCAAACTCACCTTCATTGCCTCGTGAGTCAATAAAACGAAATCCAGCGTAACCTTTCCAAGGAAACATTGAATCCTTACCTGTTTTCTCCCTAAGCTGATCTTGTAGAGAACCACCACGACTTGATTTATTTTTTTCTGTCGTATTAGGCTTTTCACTAAATGCTTGTTTTATCTTTTCAATAGCTTCAATTTCTTGAGATTGAAGACCACCTTCCCAAACTTTAACTTCCAAATGTATCTCCTTTAGCCCAACCAGACAAAATCACTGCAAGATTTAATGAAAAAACTCCTAAATTTTTAGCAAACACAAAAAATTTACAATTTATTGCCGCAATATTTCCTCAAAATTTGAGTATAATATCGTATTTTTTTATAAACAATAGTGACCACTTTCACAAAAACAGAAACTATTCATGTCAAATGTAATTCATGCTGCCAGCAACACTTGTTCTTCCACCACTTCAGGCAAGCTAATCCGCACAAAAAACTCTTGAGGGTACAAATAATCCTCGCCCGACTCATCCATCACCCGAACCATCCCCAACTGCTCACTCTTCGGGTCAGGCAGCACTTCGTACAACTTGCGCAGTTCCAGTGACGCTTCGTAATCTTCGTTCTTGATACAAATGGCGAATGTATGTTCAGACATGACAATTACTCGATGAAGTATTTGATTTTGAATTCTTTCTTGCCAGTTCCGCTGGCTTCGTACCAATGGATTTCGGCCTGATGCAATGAGCCGTCCGGCAAGCGGATTTCGGCAAAGCCCTTACGCTTGCGTCAGTGATCGCCCCTTGTACAACTTACGCAACATGACTGGCAGCTTAACCCAATTTATAGCCAAAAATAAAGCACTGAAATAATTCCGACAAATCCCGTCTGGTGTATATTGTTCCCCATGAAACCAAGCGATTACATCGAAACAACCATACCAACTACTAACAGCATGGCGCAATCCAAGCCTGCTGATGGCTGCCCACCAAGAGGCAACCCGCAACTGGTGGGATACGGCACGATTTGACTATGACCTGTTCATTTCGGAATTCGTCATGGCAGAATGCGCCAGTGGTAACACGGATGCAGCCGAACGCAGGCTTGCCGCCATCCAGAACCTGCCGGAACTGGACATTTCCAGCAAAATTGCCCAAATCCTTTAGCTTTGGCAATTCGTAAAAAGCCCCTTATACTAACTGTCAACACAGTTCTCAGGACAACGATACCATGCAAACCTTGGAGCAACAAATCACCCAGCAAACTCGCGGCTTGCCTGAAAGTGCCCAGCGCGAAGTATTGCACTACATCGAATTTATTCGCAGCCGCTACCCTGTCAAACCAACCACCAAAACTGCTGGAAAACGCAAAACCAGTTGGAGCGATACGCCACTCTACGGCTTATGGCAAGACCGCGCAGAAATGGCAGACCCAGCCGCTTACGTCCGCAATCTGCGGAGGTCACGCTTTTGATTTTGGTTGATACCGACGTATTGATTTGGGTAACACGCAAAAACCCGCAAGCGAGTACATTTCTGGACAGCTTTGACGACCTAGCCATTTCTGATGTGACCTACATGGAACTGATTCAGGGTGCAAAAAACAAGCGCGAAGCCCAAGCCATCGACAAAACACTCAAAAATATGGCGGTATCGCGCCTGCCTATCAATGACAGCATTTCAGAACGCGCCGTAGGATTGGTTCGCCGCTATTTCCATAGCCACTCTATGCAACTTGCCGACGCACTGATTGCAGCAACCGCGTTGGAATACGGGCTGGCGTTGGCAACGGGAAATGCCAAACACTTTGAAGTTGTTGATGGCTTACAACTACACAAATACACCCCACAGCCCAGCATGAGGTAGCATGTCCGCATCGGTAGCACTCAAGGCAAAGAACACCCCATCCCCCGGTACGGTCGGGCGCGGCAATGGCCTGGAACGAACGCTTCATGCTGCGCCAGCCAGAAAAGACTGCTGAAAAAAACGCGAAAAGCATTCTTGGGCAGACACGCCCGGATTCGGCATGTAGGCAGACTGTGAAAAAATGGCAGACCCAACAGCGTATGTTCGCAACATCAGGAAACCGCGTTATACCCTGTAAGGCTAACCTTATAGACCGCGCCCATATCAGCAATCAACATGCTTTGCGCCTTTTCAGTAATGCTTCCGCACGGCTTTCAAAGAGTAATGAACGGGCTTTGGCGGATACATCAGAACGTCCGCTGCGATACACCCTGCCAACGGGAACAGAGGGAAATACTGGGGGCGTTTGTGTGTTGTTAACCATGTTCCAGTTCCCGCTTGAGGCTATCCATATCCACGGTAAACACCTCCACCTGTTCCGCTGCCAATGCTGCCAGAAAATCCACGCGATCAAGCCCTGCAATAGCTGCGGACTTTTCTAGCGATACCGCTCCGTTTGCATACTCACGGATGGCTATCCCCAACTTCATCTCACGCACTGACTGCAACAGTTTATCGCCCAGTTCCTCACCCGAAATATAATCACTGTCCACCTGTCACTCCTCCTTACCCGACCACACTCAAATGCGGCTGCTTGAAATCCGTATCCTTGGCAAACACCGGAGGCAACAATTCCGCCACAAACCGCAACTTGCTCCCATAATCGTCGAACACTTTACCGCTTTTCTGGCAGTAAAGTTCAATCACTTCCGCTGCTTTGAGCAGGCTGGCTTTTTCCGCCTCACTGACAACGACCACCTCACCGGGCTGGGTTTTCCCTTGCGGTGACAGAACCATGTACAGCGTCACGCCCCTGTCTTGCCCTTGCCGCCAAGCTTCTTCGTATTGCTCCGCCGTCAACTCGTAGAAACAGGCTTCCGTGGGTTCAAAACCCAACTTGAAAACGACTGAAACAGCCGGAAAAACGGTAAAAAACAGGTCAAACATGGGCTACATCCCGTTAGTGCCAATATCACAAGTTTAGCACTGCCTGATGAGAGCTACCCAAAATCAGTCTGAACTACAGCGATTCTCCACACTTGTAAACAGAGTGACTTGAGCTTGTGACATACCCGGCGTTTCCACGCCGGTAGCCTGGGGCACACGCAGCACTGGTAACAGTGATACGCGAAGCTGCTTCAAAAGGCAAAACTGGATGCCCTGCACATTCAAACGCGAGAAGTACTGGATTTTCTCGAATACCTGCAAGCCAAACTGAAAAACTGGAACAGGCAATGCTTAAGCAGCAGTAAAAGACAATTTCTCTTCGATTTCCATCAACGCCATCACCACCGGGCGCAACTGCGGCTTCTCTTCCTGAAATTCACCCAACATGGTGCGCAAAAAATCCAAATGCTCACGCACAAACCGTAATTGCCGGGGTGCTGCCCCGCGCCCGACGGCTTGCACATAATCCGCCACCACTTTTTGCACCTGAATGGTTTCGTTCAAACGTGCGCCGATCAAGTAATGCAGCAAGCTGTATTCCGCACGGGTAATCCCCGAACAAAACGCCGCCGTTCCCCGCTCACCCGACTCGGCACATTGCCGCGCTTGTTCCAACCAGTGTTTGAGTTCCTGCCGATCCAACTGTTTCACATGCCCGCGCAAATAACGCACCACCTTGCACGTCAGCCAATTGATCAGCGGATACCCCGCCACCGCGTGGGTTTCCTGCAAGGCAAACTCATGCGCCCGCCGATACGCTTGCTCCATTTCGCGCAACGCATTCGCCCGCTCCTCGCCAGTGACCATTAAGGCGCTACGCTTCCAGAATTTGCCCACTTCTTCAAAGCGTTGCAGGCTATTCCCCAAACCGTCCAGCAATTGCAGGGTTTTGAAACTGTCCGCCATTAACGCAGCGGGGGATTCCGCCAGCCGCGTCTCCGGTGCTGCTACCTTGCCCTGCGCCCATGCCAAGGCCAACGCGGTTTGCACACTCACTTTGTCTTCCAGCAAGATCACCGGGTAATCGGCTTGCGGCGAATCCAGCGCCGCTTGATACGCATCCAGCGCCGGAACAAACATATCCAACTTGCCGTAAGCCCGCCCCAAGGCATACAAAATATCCGCATGAGCCAACCATTCCGCCGGAATCGCCCGATGCAATTGCGGCAACCGTTCCTGCAACCACGCAATGTCCCCCGGTTGCGCGGTGTCGGCGGCATGAATCAGGTTTTGCAACTCCGCCACCACCTCGACTTCCGCCACGAAGCGCCAGCTATCCAGCGTCTTGTCATCGGCATTGCTATCCGGTTGGCGGCTCAACAGCTTGTAATCCGGGTCGCCGTAACACTGATAAGCGCCCCACGTATTGCTCTGCGGGTATTGCTGCCAAGTTTCGCGCCGTGCCAACAAAGTTGCCATGCCAAACGTATGCCCTTGCAACAACGCCTGGTAACACTGTTCAGCAAACACTTTTGCCGCACTGTCATTAATCGCCCAGCCCGCCGCAATGACAGCCCGTACCCCCATGCGAATTAATTCCTGCGCCAAACTTGCCGCTAATTTGCTGCGGTCGCTGCTCACAGCGGTTTGCACCTCGGCGCTCATAAAGTCCATTTGCGCGAGATGACAGCAATTGATGAAGGCCAATTCCGGCACTTTGCGCATCTGCCCGATTTCGACCGGCGTAAGGAAAATGCCATCGCCCAACACCATGCCGCTGACTTCCAACGCGCTCTCAGGGTCAGGGCGGTAGCGGTACACACCATGCCCCGCCAGATGCAGCACCCGATAATCACCCGTGTGCAACGCTTTTAAAATGGCGTGTGAATCCGTGCCAATTTCGCGGGTCACGGTGCTGAAACCACCGGATTCCAGCAGGTTTGCCACGGTTTCGGCCTCCTGCCGGGCAGCGGGCAAGCGCACAAACTCACCATTCACGGGCGGATCGCCGATCACCAGTGCCGAACGTTCCAAGGGGTTTACCACATGCTGGCGGTATTGCCCCACCTGTAGCTGACGCACCAACCCAAACCGCACCGCCAGCGGTTGGGATTCGTGGTCAAAACGGTTGTAGAGCAATTCCCACGGGTAGGCAGACGCGGCGCTATCCAGCACCATCACCAAATTTTCGGCATTCGGTGCTTGTTCTTTCATCGCGGCGGGCAGCAATAATTCAAACAAAATTTTGCCGGTATCCGGGTCATCCGCGCTGGAGGTGATCGCTTTGTCGATAAACTGATCGACCAACTTACGCTGGGTGGCTTGCAATACCTGTTCGGCGCGTGCCTTATCGGTCAACGCGGTGTATTTCAAACCATCGGCGCTCGCTTCCACCTGAATCCGCCGCCACCAACCCGGCGGATCGTTGTACATCACTCGCCGCCGTTTACCCGGCAAGCATTGCATCAGGCTCTTCACGTTGAAATCGTTGCGAAATTCTGGCATCAACACAAAATCTTGCACCAAACGCGCCGCTTCTACCGCGCGATCTTCGTACAGCTCGATGAATTCCACCACCTGCAAACGCAAGCGCAAGCCGCGCTCGCTCTTATCCAACGCCTGATTCGCCCGCGCAATCGCCCGCAAAATTGCCGTAATCGAATCCGCCAAGGTCACACTGCCGCCACCCACCGTGCCGATCAGCAAGGTCGCCACATGCACCGGCACGGCTTCCGCTTCTGCCAGTGGATTGCTCGGCGGGGTTTGCTCCAAGGCTTCGCGGATTTTCAAGGAATAATCCATCAGCGCACGGGTAAAACTCGCGGTTAATTCCCCCGCCGTCAGCTTGCCGACTTCGCCCAAGCCCACAATCACCGCGCCCCCCGGTTTTTGCCCCGGATTCAGGAACACGTGTGACGTACCCAATTCGCCCGGATACAAACCCATGCGATGCAATTCACCGAGCCGCCCCTGCAAACGTTTATCCAGCAAAGCTTCGGCACTGAGGATGGAATCCCCCGCGTAATGCCCGACTACCACCGGATGCGTGACTTGTTCCAGATTGCCATGCACCACGCGCACTTCCACGGGTGAACGCACTTCTGCTTGCGTCATGCGCGTGTGGTAGCCCAAGGCCGCTGCCAGCAATTCCTGTTCATCGGGAAACAATTCGCCGCGCAGCGTCGGCAACCATTCCCCTGTCGCCTTGCCGATAGCGGGCGGCTGGGTTGCCAATTGCCGCGACACCCCATCGTCGAGCAAATATTGCAAGGTCTGAAAATGCTCACTGTGGCTGGCCATACGCCCGTGTTCCACCGGCAAATACCAAGTCGGCAATTTCGCGGGCAATTCCCCCCACAAGCTCACGCCATCTCCCGCGCCACTGGCATGAAAACGCCAGCCACCTTGGTGTTCCGCCACCTCATCCGGCGTGAGGCTCGACTTGCCGTAGAGGTACAACAGGCGTTGCGTGTCCAGCTCTACCGCACGTAATTGTTCGCGTATCCGCCGTGCATCCGCCAACAAATGGCGGGCAGGCCAAGCGTGAAACGCTTCCCCCAGCAACGTTTGCCAACGCTCTTCGTGCAAATACGCCGCAGGCAACAATTCCAGCACACCGGGATAACGCGCAAACTGCTGTGCCAATGACTGCGCTTCGCGCTCATCCATGCGCCCATCCAGCAAATTCAACAGGCTGAGTAAACGGTGTTGCCCCAGCAACAATTGCACCGCCGTATACGTTCCCTGTAAGGGCGTACCCAGCATCACCACGCGGCAATCCGCCTCTTCGCGCAAGCGTTGCCACACCTTAGGCGCTTCACTCATCAACGCCAAGGCCACCAAGCCCCCGCTGGAATGCGCCAGCAAGCGCACCACCAACTTGCTATTGCTGGCTTTGGCTTGCTCCAATTCCTGTTCCAGCGCATCCGCCAGCCGCCGCCCCGCTTCCGCAAACGAACGCCGCCAATCGTAGGCAAATTCCACCAGCGTATGACTAGCCGCTAACATATTAAGCAAAGGACGATACGGCGCATCCAACACCCCTTCGGCTTGCACCCCGGCACTGTCGATTTGCAGACGCGAAAAATCCCCCCAACTCAATGCCGACATATCCAACCAGATGGGTGTGTCGTTGATTTGCAGCGTCGACCCCATAAAACCGGGCAGAAAATACACCGTGCTACGCTTGGCGGCTTGCGCATTACGCCCAGAACGCGCTGCCGGACGTGCCACCGGTGTCTCGTTCAACAGCGGGCGCAAGCGCAAATCGGTATCGGGGTGTTGCAAGGCACTGAGCAAACGGTCGCGCACCTCGCCTTTACGAAAATAATTGAAATGGCTGCTGTCATCGCCCTGATCCAGATAAAACCGCATTCCCTGCAAGCGCCGCGCCCCGCCGTACATCCCGGCCGTATTCACCACAAAATCGTTTTCTTCGCCGAAAAAGCGTTGCGTCACCCATTCCTTAAAATGCCCCAAAATCGTCGAGGCACGCATATCCCCCGAAATCACGGTCATGTCAGAATCGAGTTGCACATCTGGGCGATTCAGCAAACGGATTAATGGGGAGGCGGGCATCATCGCCTCCAACCCCGGTAATTCTTGCGGGTCGATACGTTTGCGGGCGGTTGCCATTAGCACCATGCGTACAAATTCCGCTAACATCTGCAAGCGAGGTGAAGGAATAAAGCCCAACACATTGAAGATAATCGACAAATTATCTTCCAGCCGTTCCGAAGCTAACACCGTGCCACGCCCCGGACACGCTACCCGTGCAAAGCGTTCCACTTTAATGTGTTTATCCGTCAGCAAGGCGGCAATTTCCTGCAATCCTTCCAGATCGTGAATACGCGCCTGCTGTTCAAACGGCTGAAGTTCTGCCTTGGAGAAAATCTCCTCGCT
The DNA window shown above is from Candidatus Thiothrix sulfatifontis and carries:
- a CDS encoding AAA domain-containing protein encodes the protein MEVKVWEGGLQSQEIEAIEKIKQAFSEKPNTTEKNKSSRGGSLQDQLREKTGKDSMFPWKGYAGFRFIDSRGNEGEFDLVIVTHCNIIIVELKDWNNGEVTSNGGNWHKNDRLMGRSPVSVTQKKVYLLQNKLGKYKHKFTNKGYVPHIEFFVVMSGNADFSKLSMDDEKNHVISLTNFNDFQDRNIFNKRFRPHPSSQVLNQDFALFDEIFLGSKTEPKSIVVDGYRAKDLIFEHPRKIYKEFQAISEISKQDEALLRLWNFNNLHGTKANTLNGRFEIISREREVLQFIKHADHDLYKNCLRSLTSLQRDDVTTEYREVYELPPSHMRLNEFIGKYCQLVSENDRINIVKLLIAKFATLHSMKIAHRDIGDHSLWLSPSKEIALSNFISAYHQPSGTVGDYRKELSVDSIMGFDLISTKNNITPFEQDVQALGVVGWHILTAQRLSKKSLGSIQQQLNESDAWYAHVFINAINGDKITNAIDFFEEIKKLEPKNNSVIDFDNSRLEPYRKPISHTRQYREDNDFIIETEEKEVYLSDGYLVKAWLNINISSDLPSLSYKALHFLERIEKIYSISPSYLPKIRDFGIAVKSSSLYLVTDFVEGKHWDEIELNKEQKLVAIIQLVISIEHLHGLGISHGDLHPKNLLVSDFGECVTFIDIPDFNNTEEDLKNHRYSPENIDTCTAFERDNFAVMRMSCELLGMEWGYDSIDYPQISSVVLLELRDILFGFKSLLRFHKTISSLSNEVDAELVAITIRGNFAPSIIYPDNGHLYVKIEKSHKDNSDARVRFIGVGGNFDAIYKIQENSFTIGFPPKQWNSIKKEDADSSQLDLQFPIKIMPGENNDLNAISQRLANNEEFKRAVTLLFKDDESDGLTEQLREAFQKIDDLEVIDSFEVPEISTSKLWKAILKTETESYPYIEVYADPVPAKESSGELIIPYKSDVDVLGGFNKIDEIEAILVDDDKEIALGNVLLKKSLINEVRLEKVRGRAYKLKEGDLVFFRTKQDRASYIKRKVALERLLDRESVIPDIVDYFEPSCKKPAVIYNIDVTNNDLDRYDRDDEHGNEISLNAQQREGFIKLVKNGPLSMLQGPPGTGKTEFIAAFVHFLIEKGVAKQILLVSQSHEAVNTAAERIRKHCSRLGTHLEVVRFSNREGAVSVGLKDVYSNSIISEKRELFKAEFKYRIEMLSDALGLQAEYLSRLVSAELKIFNQIDKYVSLFNTLATKDVDDHDKKEIKKLIAEMDSRLRESLKVDYDLDLSAGDDLRKSRELLVSKLDDDFNIRPDESRHAQALAKITREMLNVLETDRVNYDEFLARSRQLVTGTCVGIGQPHIGIQNNQYDWVIIDEAARSIASELAIAMQSGKRILLVGDHQQLPPLYSKPHKQALARKLGIPVKGEELDELLQSDFARAFESSYGHQTGVQLLTQYRMAPEIGNLVSHTFYDEKLKNGDRIIPDIYVNELQVLKKTVTWIDTSLMKERAYHRDDRGSSIYNRHEADVIIKILKSFSKNDNFVYELSKIAKKDEPAIGVICMYSEQKKLIRQKFNEVSWDDGFKELIKIDTVDSYQGKENRIIILSITAYDKEQAPRFLRSPNRINVALSRAMDRLIIVGATDMWRTKNRNLPLGRVVSYMLDKGSENGYIFLDSNKAVEQF
- a CDS encoding DUF2281 domain-containing protein, translating into MQTLEQQITQQTRGLPESAQREVLHYIEFIRSRYPVKPTTKTAGKRKTSWSDTPLYGLWQDRAEMADPAAYVRNLRRSRF
- a CDS encoding type II toxin-antitoxin system VapC family toxin, which encodes MILVDTDVLIWVTRKNPQASTFLDSFDDLAISDVTYMELIQGAKNKREAQAIDKTLKNMAVSRLPINDSISERAVGLVRRYFHSHSMQLADALIAATALEYGLALATGNAKHFEVVDGLQLHKYTPQPSMR
- a CDS encoding UPF0175 family protein, whose translation is MDSDYISGEELGDKLLQSVREMKLGIAIREYANGAVSLEKSAAIAGLDRVDFLAALAAEQVEVFTVDMDSLKRELEHG
- a CDS encoding CHAT domain-containing protein, yielding MDSIKISGKLTGQDFPLKNHGAYADILTITCQQEVTLEALRSGGKSVELNNLDPDTLVELEFESGFKRWVRVGELRAQATQETSRSASNEFMLTPASFDVHKQRGPVGLVLKFLRVLNVDSVSEMSDALSELLIDKLETRKIPQPGVYRCHNTDQLTLEWVTQAGDIDTSKPVLLFLHGTFSSTDGSFGDLWESRQGYNAAAWLQRLFAPYGQQVFALEHHTLTISPVHNALQVLRLLPPHTRLHLISHSRGGLVGELLCQGVLQRKTRESGAKFLESEEIFSKAELQPFEQQARIHDLEGLQEIAALLTDKHIKVERFARVACPGRGTVLASERLEDNLSIIFNVLGFIPSPRLQMLAEFVRMVLMATARKRIDPQELPGLEAMMPASPLIRLLNRPDVQLDSDMTVISGDMRASTILGHFKEWVTQRFFGEENDFVVNTAGMYGGARRLQGMRFYLDQGDDSSHFNYFRKGEVRDRLLSALQHPDTDLRLRPLLNETPVARPAARSGRNAQAAKRSTVYFLPGFMGSTLQINDTPIWLDMSALSWGDFSRLQIDSAGVQAEGVLDAPYRPLLNMLAASHTLVEFAYDWRRSFAEAGRRLADALEQELEQAKASNSKLVVRLLAHSSGGLVALALMSEAPKVWQRLREEADCRVVMLGTPLQGTYTAVQLLLGQHRLLSLLNLLDGRMDEREAQSLAQQFARYPGVLELLPAAYLHEERWQTLLGEAFHAWPARHLLADARRIREQLRAVELDTQRLLYLYGKSSLTPDEVAEHQGGWRFHASGAGDGVSLWGELPAKLPTWYLPVEHGRMASHSEHFQTLQYLLDDGVSRQLATQPPAIGKATGEWLPTLRGELFPDEQELLAAALGYHTRMTQAEVRSPVEVRVVHGNLEQVTHPVVVGHYAGDSILSAEALLDKRLQGRLGELHRMGLYPGELGTSHVFLNPGQKPGGAVIVGLGEVGKLTAGELTASFTRALMDYSLKIREALEQTPPSNPLAEAEAVPVHVATLLIGTVGGGSVTLADSITAILRAIARANQALDKSERGLRLRLQVVEFIELYEDRAVEAARLVQDFVLMPEFRNDFNVKSLMQCLPGKRRRVMYNDPPGWWRRIQVEASADGLKYTALTDKARAEQVLQATQRKLVDQFIDKAITSSADDPDTGKILFELLLPAAMKEQAPNAENLVMVLDSAASAYPWELLYNRFDHESQPLAVRFGLVRQLQVGQYRQHVVNPLERSALVIGDPPVNGEFVRLPAARQEAETVANLLESGGFSTVTREIGTDSHAILKALHTGDYRVLHLAGHGVYRYRPDPESALEVSGMVLGDGIFLTPVEIGQMRKVPELAFINCCHLAQMDFMSAEVQTAVSSDRSKLAASLAQELIRMGVRAVIAAGWAINDSAAKVFAEQCYQALLQGHTFGMATLLARRETWQQYPQSNTWGAYQCYGDPDYKLLSRQPDSNADDKTLDSWRFVAEVEVVAELQNLIHAADTAQPGDIAWLQERLPQLHRAIPAEWLAHADILYALGRAYGKLDMFVPALDAYQAALDSPQADYPVILLEDKVSVQTALALAWAQGKVAAPETRLAESPAALMADSFKTLQLLDGLGNSLQRFEEVGKFWKRSALMVTGEERANALREMEQAYRRAHEFALQETHAVAGYPLINWLTCKVVRYLRGHVKQLDRQELKHWLEQARQCAESGERGTAAFCSGITRAEYSLLHYLIGARLNETIQVQKVVADYVQAVGRGAAPRQLRFVREHLDFLRTMLGEFQEEKPQLRPVVMALMEIEEKLSFTAA